From Oscillospiraceae bacterium CM, a single genomic window includes:
- a CDS encoding lipopolysaccharide biosynthesis protein: MKRENRYIKLLSDTVVFAVGNLLVKIVQLLLLPLYTVTLTTAAYGTAELINNLTEMLLPVVTICIYEATFRFAVERDVEHRKLLTDSLRVLFSGILVFTALTGVLQAFIHSPYTWLSYLIIVTYAVRMVLAGFVRGIGHVRRFAAGGVVNVAALFGANIILLIYCRMGAAGYLLSLTISNIVSTLFIIISSGLHRYIVFEKWDPKLVKTILTFSFPMVFNVMSWWLTNMSGRYIILWSCGVATAGLYAAASKLPAVINLAAGTFQQAWQASSAREHKSADGKLFFSNIFKVYSALVLLFGAAVILATPILARLMLKGDFYAAMTYLPLLMVTAMLNCYSTYFGTLYNAFKNNKMVMVSTIAGAAANIAAGALLVHVVGVWGPLTSGVFCYLIVVIIRMADTMRLVSVEKELKLNLPCFTLIVAESIFMSIGGRAMTALSAGIAGVVFIWHIYYYRKPLRAACTRLEAKINGLPHRSA, encoded by the coding sequence TTGAAAAGAGAAAACAGATACATCAAACTGTTGTCCGACACCGTTGTCTTCGCCGTCGGTAATCTGCTCGTCAAAATTGTTCAGTTGCTGCTATTGCCGCTGTATACCGTGACGCTGACAACGGCGGCATACGGCACGGCGGAGCTTATCAACAACCTGACGGAAATGCTGCTCCCGGTCGTGACAATCTGCATTTATGAGGCGACGTTTCGGTTTGCCGTGGAGCGCGACGTTGAGCATAGAAAGCTCTTAACGGACAGCCTGCGCGTTTTATTCTCAGGTATTCTTGTCTTTACGGCGCTGACAGGTGTCTTGCAGGCCTTTATCCATAGCCCGTATACATGGCTATCCTACTTGATCATTGTGACATACGCGGTCAGAATGGTTCTGGCTGGATTTGTCCGTGGGATTGGCCACGTCAGGCGGTTCGCGGCCGGCGGCGTTGTAAACGTCGCGGCGCTTTTTGGGGCAAATATTATCTTGCTCATCTATTGCCGGATGGGGGCAGCGGGGTACCTATTATCGCTGACGATATCAAATATCGTCTCAACGCTGTTTATCATCATATCGTCCGGGCTGCATCGGTATATCGTGTTTGAAAAATGGGATCCGAAGCTGGTGAAAACGATCCTCACTTTTAGCTTTCCAATGGTTTTTAACGTGATGTCCTGGTGGCTGACCAATATGTCCGGCCGGTATATCATTTTGTGGTCCTGCGGTGTTGCGACGGCCGGATTATACGCCGCGGCCAGCAAACTGCCTGCCGTCATTAACCTTGCCGCCGGGACGTTTCAGCAGGCGTGGCAGGCGTCAAGCGCGCGGGAGCACAAAAGCGCGGACGGCAAGCTGTTTTTTTCAAATATCTTCAAAGTTTATTCGGCGCTTGTTCTCTTGTTCGGCGCCGCCGTTATTTTGGCAACGCCCATCCTGGCGCGGCTCATGCTCAAAGGCGATTTTTATGCGGCTATGACGTATCTGCCGCTTTTGATGGTGACGGCGATGCTTAACTGCTACTCCACGTATTTCGGCACATTGTATAATGCATTTAAAAACAATAAGATGGTTATGGTGTCGACAATAGCGGGAGCCGCCGCCAATATTGCGGCGGGGGCACTGCTTGTTCATGTCGTCGGTGTCTGGGGGCCGCTGACGTCCGGCGTTTTTTGCTATCTCATTGTTGTGATCATACGGATGGCCGATACGATGAGGCTTGTTTCTGTGGAGAAAGAATTAAAACTGAATCTGCCGTGTTTCACCCTCATCGTTGCCGAGAGCATTTTCATGAGTATTGGTGGTCGTGCGATGACCGCCCTGTCTGCAGGGATAGCAGGCGTTGTTTTCATCTGGCACATTTACTATTATAGAAAGCCGCTTCGGGCGGCGTGTACACGGCTTGAAGCAAAAATTAACGGCCTGCCGCACCGCAGCGCCTGA
- a CDS encoding VTT domain-containing protein yields MPDISIFDLLFHIDTFLNDVIIRYGVLVYILIFIILFCETGLFMPLPGDSLIFAGGAFAAAGMLDMGVFVLICLVAGILGDSVNYYLGHSVGKKLYRQAKGRFLKRENIDRAKAFYERHGGKAIIFSRFIPLVRQCTPFVAGIGRMTFGRFMSYNLVGVAAWVGISSMLGYFFGNIPAVKDNFSVVILAIIAVSLLPAIIAFLKSKLKSAPKPE; encoded by the coding sequence ATGCCTGATATTTCCATATTTGATCTGCTCTTTCATATCGACACATTTTTAAATGATGTCATCATCCGGTACGGTGTGCTCGTCTATATCCTGATTTTTATCATTTTATTCTGTGAGACGGGCCTTTTTATGCCGCTGCCCGGTGACTCGCTCATCTTTGCCGGGGGCGCTTTCGCGGCGGCCGGCATGCTCGACATGGGAGTTTTCGTCCTCATCTGTTTGGTGGCGGGTATTTTGGGAGACAGTGTTAATTATTACCTTGGTCATTCCGTCGGCAAGAAACTCTACCGGCAGGCCAAGGGCCGGTTTTTAAAAAGAGAAAATATCGACAGGGCGAAAGCGTTTTACGAGCGCCATGGCGGAAAAGCCATTATTTTTTCAAGATTTATACCGCTTGTGCGGCAATGCACACCGTTTGTTGCCGGAATCGGGCGTATGACGTTCGGGCGGTTTATGTCGTATAATCTTGTCGGCGTGGCGGCCTGGGTCGGCATTTCGTCCATGCTTGGCTACTTTTTCGGCAACATACCGGCAGTCAAGGACAACTTTTCCGTCGTCATTCTTGCCATCATTGCCGTATCGCTTCTCCCGGCTATCATCGCCTTTTTAAAATCAAAGCTGAAAAGTGCCCCCAAACCGGAGTAA
- a CDS encoding acyl-CoA thioesterase produces MISETRLTVRYAETDKMGIVHHSNYPIWFEAGRTDFLKKLGFSYSEVEKRGILLPLYEITCRFKHPAYYEDEIRVLTSLLKLSGVRLVLAYEVKNRDDLLLATGETLHAFTDKALKPVNAERAAPALFNVLKSAGQN; encoded by the coding sequence ATGATTTCCGAAACGAGACTGACGGTTCGTTACGCCGAAACGGATAAAATGGGCATTGTGCATCATTCAAATTACCCCATCTGGTTTGAAGCCGGCCGGACAGACTTTTTAAAAAAACTCGGTTTTTCTTATTCCGAGGTTGAAAAACGCGGCATCCTGCTCCCGCTATACGAGATCACCTGCCGCTTTAAACACCCGGCCTATTATGAGGATGAAATCCGTGTTCTGACAAGCCTTTTAAAGCTCTCCGGCGTCCGGCTCGTGCTGGCGTACGAAGTTAAAAACCGTGATGATTTGCTTCTGGCAACTGGGGAGACACTGCACGCCTTTACGGACAAGGCTCTCAAGCCTGTTAACGCCGAGCGTGCCGCCCCGGCACTCTTTAACGTTTTAAAATCCGCCGGGCAAAACTAG